In one Limosilactobacillus oris genomic region, the following are encoded:
- a CDS encoding site-specific integrase, whose translation MSRKYYSKKLFYKYYKDWIVLYKEHAVRKVTLDKYYLTYKKVIELAPDLHLNELNRRSYQKLLNDYALNHERKTTMDFHHHLKAAILDAVDDGLLEHDPTRRVIIKGCPPKLKKKKYLDMYELQRLLKNLELGNQINWDWFILLIAKTGLRFSEALALTPSDFNFEKQLITINKSWNYKSKKGAFQKTKNSSSNRKVMVDWQLMDQFKEMISKSKTDLHQPIFIEENQRVFNSTINTILEKHCKDSNVPIISVHGLRHTHASLLLYEGVSIASVAKRLGHANTTTTQETYLHIIKELENKDNNKVLHTLAQLS comes from the coding sequence ATGTCACGTAAGTACTATAGCAAAAAACTATTTTATAAATACTATAAAGATTGGATTGTACTATACAAGGAACACGCAGTAAGAAAAGTAACTTTAGACAAATACTACCTAACCTATAAGAAGGTAATTGAACTTGCACCAGACCTGCATTTAAACGAGCTTAACCGACGCTCCTATCAGAAGCTGCTTAACGATTACGCACTCAATCATGAGAGAAAAACCACAATGGATTTTCACCATCACCTCAAAGCAGCAATTCTTGATGCAGTCGACGACGGCCTGTTAGAGCATGATCCAACTAGACGGGTTATTATTAAGGGCTGCCCACCCAAATTAAAGAAAAAGAAATATTTAGATATGTATGAATTACAACGTTTATTAAAAAATCTAGAATTGGGTAACCAGATAAACTGGGATTGGTTTATCTTATTGATTGCCAAGACCGGACTAAGGTTTTCAGAAGCATTAGCCTTGACACCTAGTGACTTTAATTTTGAAAAACAGTTAATTACAATCAATAAATCATGGAACTATAAAAGTAAAAAAGGCGCGTTTCAAAAGACAAAGAACAGTTCTTCCAATCGAAAAGTAATGGTTGATTGGCAATTAATGGATCAATTTAAGGAGATGATAAGTAAATCAAAAACTGATTTGCATCAGCCAATTTTTATTGAAGAAAATCAGCGAGTTTTCAACTCCACGATTAATACAATTCTCGAAAAGCACTGTAAAGACAGTAACGTTCCAATTATTTCAGTTCATGGTCTTCGGCACACCCACGCTTCTCTTCTGCTATATGAGGGTGTTTCGATAGCTAGCGTTGCTAAGCGATTGGGACATGCAAATACGACCACAACTCAAGAAACGTACCTTCATATTATCAAGGAACTTGAAAATAAGGATAACAACAAAGTCCTCCATACTCTTGCACAACTAAGCTAA
- a CDS encoding type I restriction endonuclease subunit R, EcoR124 family — MQQELQMESKLIQQLTRDESQWTLREDLKNEDDLWNNFFTILQNNNRQVLNDVPLTDNEKASIKAKINHSTFFKAAQDFTGANGQYRVELQRDDTTVGTVSLLVIDHTNIAGGTSVYEVVHQIQLGRRQELDNDRRGDVTLLINGLPVIHIELKTPKRSFLQAFNQIQKYITEQKFNGIYSNIQMFVVTNGTDTKYVAADQHLREKFLSGWVDKDNNPVRNYLDFAKDVLSIPAAHHMVADYTVLDSKQKHIILLRPYQVHAIEAIFEASKKQESGFIWHTTGSGKTLTSYRVAHNLLSIPSLEKVIFLIDRKDLDNQTTQAFQAYANNDSIDVDETESTINLAKKLTSSDRTVLVTTRQKLQHLFKWQADDRNEALFTRLKNLKLAFIVDECHRTISPTSKMAIDKFFNIQPLWYGFTGTPIFPQNSREENGKAARTTEQLYGPCLHHYTIKDAIRDKAVLGFHVKNMQNIYQKDNVTDSQLKKQYISTQHMDAVAESILKMSYRTLGIQNINNRGYTYSAILTTSPREMRPIDQAKRYYELFQDIKHGSSSIEVPTRIKEVLPDFPKVAITFSVTENDDGSVTDQEFMKSAINDYNHEYGTSFSLDEVGAYNKNINDRLARKNSAYKPQSERLDLVIVVDRLLTGFDSQYLSTLFVDRPPMNPQNIIQAFSRTNRIFDQDKKYGNIVTFQFPQEFSAKIDEALQLYSQGGIGDVLAPTWEDSKEKFDQSFHEISNYLDLAAGQSLLDAPEEDQKDFIKQYQDFDKAFAAVQTYDEFDDVDPEKDYGLTKEKLDSMQGMYETLVDHFKKEKDDDEDGDVLDVDYELESVIDKSVNYQYILGLIQSYVPDEGELLPKANKQEAAEIESYIADLAQTNKPLALVVNNLWQKIKEHPENYAGQQVDQLLNSMIEQVYQQKLREFADRYHVNLDDLRFVIKNYDIYAHKQAGVNQMLNRDAFKKFKELNANTELKRMMDWKKKVRSELDEFYTNQVGPLLLN; from the coding sequence ATGCAACAAGAACTACAGATGGAATCCAAACTCATCCAACAACTAACCCGTGATGAATCTCAATGGACATTGCGCGAGGACTTAAAAAATGAGGATGACCTTTGGAATAACTTCTTTACAATTCTTCAGAATAACAACCGTCAGGTGCTAAATGACGTGCCTTTAACAGACAACGAAAAGGCAAGCATCAAAGCCAAAATTAATCACTCTACCTTTTTCAAAGCCGCCCAAGACTTTACTGGTGCTAATGGACAGTATCGGGTCGAACTCCAACGCGACGACACTACTGTTGGAACAGTTAGTTTGCTCGTAATTGACCACACCAACATTGCTGGTGGTACATCTGTCTATGAAGTCGTTCATCAAATACAGTTAGGACGACGACAAGAGTTGGATAATGATCGTCGTGGGGACGTTACGTTATTAATCAATGGTCTCCCGGTTATTCACATTGAATTAAAAACTCCGAAGCGCTCATTCTTGCAAGCCTTTAATCAGATTCAGAAATACATTACCGAGCAAAAATTTAACGGAATATACTCTAATATCCAAATGTTCGTAGTAACGAATGGGACGGATACCAAGTATGTTGCGGCCGACCAACATCTCCGTGAAAAATTTTTAAGTGGTTGGGTCGATAAGGATAATAACCCCGTTCGCAACTACCTTGATTTTGCCAAGGATGTTTTGTCTATCCCGGCTGCTCACCATATGGTAGCGGATTATACGGTCCTAGATAGCAAGCAGAAGCACATTATCCTACTTCGTCCATACCAGGTTCACGCCATTGAGGCCATTTTTGAGGCTTCAAAGAAACAAGAGTCTGGATTTATTTGGCACACAACCGGCTCAGGTAAAACCTTAACTTCCTACCGGGTGGCTCACAACCTTTTAAGTATTCCCTCCCTTGAAAAAGTAATCTTCCTTATTGATCGTAAAGACTTAGATAATCAGACTACCCAAGCTTTTCAGGCCTACGCGAATAATGATTCAATTGATGTGGATGAAACTGAAAGCACCATTAACCTCGCTAAGAAGTTAACTAGCAGCGACAGAACAGTTTTAGTTACCACTCGTCAGAAATTACAGCACCTTTTCAAGTGGCAAGCCGATGATCGCAATGAAGCACTGTTTACTCGACTAAAAAACCTTAAGCTGGCATTCATTGTCGACGAATGCCACCGTACTATTTCACCTACTAGTAAGATGGCAATCGACAAGTTCTTCAATATCCAACCACTTTGGTACGGATTTACTGGAACCCCTATTTTCCCGCAAAACAGTCGTGAAGAGAACGGTAAAGCTGCCCGGACAACCGAACAATTATACGGCCCTTGCTTGCATCACTACACGATTAAAGACGCCATTCGGGATAAGGCGGTCCTGGGTTTCCACGTTAAGAACATGCAAAATATCTACCAAAAGGATAACGTCACAGACAGCCAGCTAAAGAAGCAGTATATTTCTACTCAGCATATGGATGCCGTGGCAGAAAGTATTCTTAAGATGTCATATCGAACTTTGGGAATCCAAAATATTAATAACCGTGGCTACACTTATTCGGCCATTCTTACTACCAGCCCAAGAGAGATGCGTCCAATTGACCAGGCTAAACGGTACTATGAACTATTTCAAGATATTAAACATGGAAGCTCATCTATTGAAGTACCAACGAGAATCAAAGAAGTGCTCCCAGATTTTCCGAAGGTCGCGATTACCTTTTCAGTTACAGAAAATGATGATGGCTCAGTGACTGATCAAGAATTCATGAAAAGTGCAATCAACGACTACAATCATGAATATGGGACTAGTTTTAGCTTAGATGAGGTCGGTGCATATAATAAAAATATTAACGACCGACTTGCACGGAAAAACAGTGCTTATAAACCGCAAAGTGAACGCCTGGACTTAGTAATTGTTGTGGACCGGTTATTAACCGGATTTGATTCGCAATACTTATCGACACTATTTGTGGACCGGCCACCGATGAACCCTCAAAATATTATTCAAGCCTTTTCGCGAACTAACCGGATTTTTGATCAAGACAAGAAATACGGTAATATCGTTACTTTCCAATTCCCGCAAGAATTCAGTGCCAAAATTGATGAAGCGCTCCAGCTTTATTCTCAGGGAGGAATAGGCGATGTCCTAGCACCGACATGGGAAGACTCAAAAGAAAAGTTCGATCAATCCTTCCATGAGATCAGTAACTATCTTGACCTAGCCGCCGGACAATCACTCTTAGATGCGCCTGAAGAGGACCAGAAGGACTTTATTAAGCAATATCAGGACTTTGATAAGGCTTTCGCCGCTGTGCAGACCTATGACGAATTCGATGATGTAGATCCTGAAAAAGATTATGGATTAACAAAGGAAAAGCTTGATTCCATGCAGGGTATGTATGAAACCTTGGTTGATCATTTCAAAAAGGAAAAAGATGATGATGAAGATGGTGATGTTCTAGACGTCGACTACGAACTTGAATCAGTGATTGATAAATCGGTGAACTATCAATATATCTTGGGTCTAATTCAATCCTATGTTCCTGATGAAGGAGAATTACTACCAAAGGCCAATAAGCAAGAAGCTGCAGAAATTGAAAGTTATATTGCAGATCTCGCGCAAACCAACAAGCCACTAGCACTAGTTGTAAATAACCTATGGCAAAAAATTAAGGAACATCCTGAAAACTATGCTGGTCAGCAGGTCGACCAGCTTCTTAACAGCATGATTGAACAGGTCTATCAGCAGAAGTTAAGGGAGTTTGCAGATAGGTACCACGTCAATCTCGATGATTTGCGGTTTGTAATAAAGAACTATGACATCTATGCCCACAAGCAAGCTGGTGTAAACCAGATGCTTAACCGTGACGCTTTTAAGAAATTCAAAGAATTAAACGCAAACACGGAACTTAAACGAATGATGGATTGGAAGAAAAAAGTTAGGTCAGAGCTTGATGAATTTTATACCAATCAAGTTGGACCATTATTACTCAATTAA
- a CDS encoding type I restriction-modification system subunit M yields the protein MMSEIATKSLETSLYSAADALRSKMDANEYKNYLLGIIFYKYLSDSMLYEIADEIGDGRETTTIAEAQELYEENTADEDLRDELMDTFSYVISPENTFTKVMEHVNDHSFQIVNLADAFKEVEGTNEIFEGLFDDIDLFSRRLGNNAQKQADTISSVLAAISELDLVKSSGDSLGDAYEYLIGQFASDSGKKAGEFYTPQKVSELLTRLTLVGHNYPDGITVYDPAMGSGSLLLNFKKYTKQKDEIIYYGQEINTSTYNLARMNMILHHVDTANQHLRNGDTLDADWPPSAKTNFDAVVMNPPYSLHWSSAKGFLEDPRFSKYGVLAPKSKADYAFLLHGFYHLKNSGVMAIILPHGVLFRGAKEGKIRQKLLEDGSIDAVIGLPANLFYSTSIPTTIVVLKKNKQDRSVMFIDASKEFEKVKNQNQLRETDIMKILDTYKKRQDVDKYAHLASFDEIKENDFNLNIPRYVDTFEPEPEIDLKQVSKDLTEVNTQIKDSEKELVGMLTQLTSKDDNVMEGINDIIQDLRGDFN from the coding sequence ATGATGAGTGAAATAGCTACTAAAAGTTTAGAAACATCATTGTATAGCGCTGCAGATGCACTACGTTCTAAAATGGATGCCAATGAATACAAGAATTACTTACTAGGAATCATATTCTATAAGTATCTTTCTGACAGTATGCTCTATGAAATTGCTGACGAAATTGGTGATGGTCGGGAGACTACCACGATAGCTGAAGCTCAGGAACTGTACGAAGAGAATACCGCTGATGAAGACCTGCGTGACGAATTAATGGATACATTTTCCTACGTCATTTCACCGGAAAACACCTTTACCAAGGTGATGGAACACGTTAACGACCATTCATTTCAAATCGTCAATTTGGCGGATGCGTTCAAAGAAGTTGAAGGGACTAATGAAATCTTTGAAGGTTTGTTTGATGACATTGACTTATTTTCACGTCGGTTAGGCAATAACGCACAAAAGCAAGCCGACACAATCAGCTCAGTCCTTGCGGCAATTAGTGAATTAGACTTGGTAAAGTCGTCTGGAGATAGCCTGGGAGATGCTTATGAATATTTAATTGGTCAATTTGCATCTGATTCGGGCAAAAAAGCTGGCGAGTTTTATACTCCGCAAAAGGTATCAGAATTACTTACGCGGCTGACTTTGGTAGGCCATAATTATCCTGACGGAATAACCGTTTACGATCCAGCAATGGGATCCGGGTCCTTACTACTAAACTTTAAAAAGTACACTAAGCAGAAAGACGAAATTATTTACTATGGTCAAGAAATCAACACCTCAACTTATAATTTGGCACGGATGAATATGATTTTGCACCATGTTGATACCGCTAACCAACACTTGCGGAACGGCGATACTTTAGATGCTGACTGGCCGCCTTCCGCTAAGACAAATTTTGATGCCGTCGTCATGAATCCGCCATATTCTCTTCATTGGTCTTCAGCAAAGGGGTTCTTGGAGGATCCACGTTTTAGTAAGTATGGTGTACTAGCACCGAAGTCGAAAGCCGATTATGCGTTTCTGCTTCACGGTTTCTACCACTTGAAAAACAGTGGAGTTATGGCAATTATTCTTCCTCACGGAGTACTTTTCCGTGGGGCAAAGGAAGGTAAAATCCGGCAAAAACTGCTAGAAGATGGTTCGATTGATGCAGTCATTGGCTTACCAGCAAACCTGTTCTACAGTACATCAATTCCAACAACAATCGTCGTGCTAAAAAAGAATAAGCAGGATCGGAGTGTTATGTTTATTGATGCTTCAAAGGAATTTGAAAAGGTTAAGAACCAAAATCAGCTCCGTGAAACTGATATCATGAAGATTCTGGATACTTATAAGAAACGCCAAGATGTTGATAAGTATGCCCATTTAGCCAGTTTCGACGAGATTAAAGAGAATGACTTTAATCTGAATATTCCTCGTTATGTTGATACCTTTGAGCCAGAACCAGAAATTGATTTAAAGCAAGTATCTAAAGACCTAACCGAAGTGAATACTCAAATCAAGGATAGCGAGAAGGAGTTAGTGGGGATGTTAACGCAGCTGACCTCTAAAGATGATAATGTTATGGAAGGAATCAACGACATTATCCAGGACCTTAGGGGGGACTTTAATTGA
- a CDS encoding LacI family DNA-binding transcriptional regulator yields the protein MSQRVTIGDVAKQAGVSVTTVSRIINGHYEKMRPATRERVEAVIDQLHFVPTASAQRLRQDQGHVIGVLVGDIANHFSSLLAKGIDDVLKRAGYDILLVNTNNDQATEKRALQRLYQQQVDGLIIQPDARHFQQFAGMVQRKVPLVIVDREIDDLPAGVTAITSANRDACFRLGKRLVEQGYNNILAISAHFAEASGQIPRLAGLEAAATEYGLTFRNLETRGHDRRWLADHFTHELAQLPGKTAVISLMGPVLFDLLAIFQQYHLTFPDDFGLISFDDWEWSQFVANGIYLLKQDMELMGNLAAQRLLQQIEQRRVDGSTTLLPVEIVDRPSI from the coding sequence ATGAGCCAACGTGTAACCATCGGCGACGTTGCCAAGCAGGCCGGTGTTTCCGTAACCACAGTTTCCCGGATTATTAATGGCCACTATGAAAAGATGCGCCCGGCCACCAGAGAGCGGGTGGAAGCAGTCATTGACCAGCTGCACTTTGTGCCCACTGCTTCCGCCCAGCGCCTGCGCCAAGACCAGGGCCACGTTATCGGCGTCCTGGTTGGGGACATTGCTAACCACTTCTCCTCCTTGCTAGCGAAAGGGATCGATGACGTCCTCAAGCGGGCCGGCTACGATATCCTTCTGGTTAACACCAATAATGACCAGGCAACGGAAAAACGGGCGCTCCAGCGGCTTTACCAGCAGCAGGTCGATGGGCTGATCATCCAGCCAGACGCCCGACATTTTCAGCAGTTTGCGGGAATGGTCCAGCGCAAGGTTCCGCTGGTAATCGTCGACCGGGAAATTGACGACTTGCCAGCCGGCGTGACCGCCATTACCAGTGCCAACCGGGATGCCTGCTTTCGGCTTGGGAAGCGCCTAGTCGAGCAGGGCTATAATAATATTTTGGCGATCAGCGCTCACTTTGCCGAGGCCTCCGGGCAAATTCCCCGTTTAGCCGGTTTAGAGGCCGCAGCAACCGAGTATGGGTTAACTTTCCGCAACTTGGAAACACGGGGTCACGACCGCCGCTGGCTGGCGGACCACTTCACCCATGAGCTCGCCCAGCTACCCGGTAAGACAGCAGTGATTTCGTTAATGGGGCCGGTCCTCTTCGACCTCCTCGCGATTTTCCAGCAGTACCACCTAACTTTTCCTGATGATTTTGGCCTAATTAGCTTTGATGACTGGGAATGGTCGCAGTTCGTGGCTAACGGGATCTACCTGCTCAAACAGGATATGGAGCTAATGGGCAACCTCGCCGCCCAGCGCCTCCTCCAGCAAATTGAACAACGCCGGGTAGACGGCTCCACCACCCTGCTCCCGGTCGAAATCGTCGACCGTCCATCAATTTAA